TCAAATGGCGGCTGACCATGTTATATAAGCGGTTGACATATTCAGGGCCGTATTTATTACCCCATTTCATACAAATGATATAGCGCTGTTCGCTCATTGGCCTATCATTTTTTTTGGCTGAAAGAGTGGATATAGAATCAACTGCGTCAAGGGTCATAATAGGCTCATATTGCTATTAAAAAAGGTCAAAGTGTGGTTTATTTTAGCATGAATTATATTATCTAGATATCTGCACCGTTATAATGACTGATGTTAGAGGCTTACTTACAGTTTATTCACTGCAGCCTCTTAAGTGAGTCGTTATTTGTCAGCTGATTAGCTTTGATAAAGTTATTTAATTCAGTCTCATCTGCGCAATAAGGATTATTTATAATAGGTAAGTGTTTAAAGCGCCGATAGCCCCACATATAGTGACTAAAGTTATCATTAATCATAGCTTCCATTGCTTGGTTAAGGGCATGAGCCGCAGTAGCAGCATCTCGATCATATAAGGCTGGATTATCAAGCTGATAACAATGAATATCAAACCCGCGACCATCATCACGGCGGATACAAGATAGACCAACCAAAGCACATTTGGTCTTGCTGGCAAGCTTGGAGGCAAGCGTACTAGTCAAAGTCTCAACACCAAAAAACGGTACGATCTCACCGCCTGAAGGATCAGGAACATGATCAGGCAAGATAAGGCTGAAACCGCCCTGTTTTAGGGTTTTAAAAACGGCTTTTACTCCGCTACCATCTGTAGGTACTAGGGTGGCATTGAGTCTTGAACGCCCTTGGAACACAAATTCATTGGTTATATCGCCTTTAACAGGCTTGTACATGATAGTAGGCGCGCCAAATTGATTGAGCCAAGCATTCATCATCTCCCACGTTCCCAAGTGCGGCACGATAGCCAGCATACCATTGGGACTGGCAAGCCCCTCTAGTAGGATCTGTTTATTATAAACCTCACGAATTTGGGCGATACTCCATTCAGGCGGCATTGCCCAACTTTTGACGGATTCGACGCTACTAAGTGCTTGATGTCGAACGATATCTCTAACCAAAGTATCTTGATTAAAGCCATCTTGGGTGAGAGGTTTTGGTAGGTTATGGGAGATTAATTTCATGTTGATTTTAATGGTGCGCACGACACTCGTATTCGGCAAAAATATAATAACCCATGCAACAAAACGTGCCACTATCTGCATGACAGATAGTGGCACGTATTTAAAAATATGGTACGGATTCATGAGAACTCACATGTCAGTAAGCTAATTGGTAACAGCATATAATACACCTTTTTACATACCAAAAAGCCATAGAGTAATAAGCTGTACTGTCGCTTATATAACTACAACTTATATGACTATAAGCATCTGTACATGGAATATCAAGTTAACTATTGAGCAGGTTTGCTGTTATCCGCCTGTGCTTTTTCACGCAAACGAATGCCCAGATCTCTTAGCTGCTTACTATCAACGGGAGCCGGCGCTTGAGTTAGCGGGTCTTCAGCAGTCTTGGTTTTTGGGAAAGCAATGACATCACGGATAGAGCTTGCGCCTACCATTAGCATAATTAAGCGATCTAAACCAAAGGCCAAACCACCATGCGGCGGCGCACCGAATTTGAGCGCATCAAGTAAGAAACTGAACTTTTCTTCGGCTTCCTGAGCATCAATACCAAGCGCTTCAAATACTGCTTGCTGCATCTCAAGAGTGTTGATACGCAAACTACCACCGCCAATCTCCGTACCGTTTAATACCATATCATAAGCAATGGATAAAGCGGTTTCGGGACTGTTTTTAAGCTCTTCAACTGAGCCTTTAGGTTTAGTAAACGGATGGTGCATAGAGGTCCATTTACCATCGTCAGTTTCTTCAAACATTGGGAAGTCTGTGACCCAAAGTGGTGCCCATTCGCAAGTTTGCATGTCAAGATCAAGACCAATCTTCTGACGTAGTGCGCCCATCGCATCATTGACAACACTAGCTTTATCGGCACCAAAGAAAACGATATCACCATCCCCGGCACCAGTACGCTCAATCAGGCTTACCAGTACTTCATCAGTCATATTTTTAATGATAGGCGACTGTAAACCTGATTCTTTATCAACGCCATTGTTAATATTGCTGGCATCATTAACTTTGATATAAGCCAAACCACGAGCACCGTAAATACCCACAAACTTGGTATATTCATCGATTTGCTTGCGGCTCAATGAAGCTCCGTTAGGGATACGTAGAGCAGCAACGCGGCCTTTTGGGTCATTGGCAGGGCCGGCAAATACTTTAAAGTCAACGCTTTGCATCAAATCAGCGACATCGACAAGCTTTAATGGAATGCGTAAATCAGGCTTATCGGATGCATAGTCGCGCATGGCGTCGCTATAGGTCATACGCGGAAAGTCAGCCAGATCAACATCTAGCATGGTTTTGAATAAATTCTTAATCAAGCCTTCGTTGATCGCCATAATCTCTTCTTCATCTAAGAAAGAAGTTTCAATATCGACTTGAGTAAACTCAGGCTGACGATCAGCGCGTAGATCCTCATCACGGAAACATTTAGCGATCTGATAGTAACGGTCAAAGCCCGACACCATCAATAGCTGTTTAAATAGCTGTGGCGACTGCGGCAAGGCAAAAAAGTTACCTGGACGGGTACGTGAAGGTACTAGATAATCACGCGCACCTTCAGGAGTAGCACGGGTCAAGATAGGGGTTTCAACATCCAAAAAGCCATGATCGTCTAAATAACGACGAATCGTAGAAGTCGCCTTGGCACGGAAGACCATACGCTCTTGCATTTTTGGGCGGCGCATATCCAGATAGCGATATTTGAGACGTAAGTCTTCTGATACCGTCATGTTTTCATCATTAAGCGGGAAAGGCGGGGTCTCAGACTTGGCTAATATTTCAATCTCTTTACCCAGTAGCTCAACCTGACCGCTGGTCATATTGGCGTTTTCAGTACCTTCGTAGCGGCGACGGACGCGGCCAGTGATTTTTAGGACATATTCAGGGCGAGCAGCATCAGCAGTAGCAAAGGCTTCGGGCGTATCAGGGTCAACTACGACTTGCAAGATACCCGCACGATCACGCATATCTAAAAAAATCACTCCACCGTGATCTCGGCGACGGTGTACCCAGCCGACGATAGTGATGGTTTGCTCAAGTAGCTTTTCGGTGACAGCGCCGCAGTATTCGTCACGGTACTTGCTATGTATCATCAAGTCGCTCTGCGTTATCGTGCTGTGTTCAATAGTACTGTCCGTCATAATATTTGTTATCCAGTTGTCAGCCCAGTTTTGAGTGAGTTTTCAAGTAAAGTTACGCCGCATGCGCTAGCTAATAGACTGATATCAGTCTATATTTATAGGCAAATCATCCTACCAAAAGGGTTACTACCAAGAATTCAGCCTTGGTGAATCCATAAGCTATTAAGTTATAGACTTGAGGAACGCTGCTATAACACTGTATTTTAAATAAGTTTTATTAAAAATAGCGGATAGAACGTGCTCAAGACCAATCTTGTCACGTTAGCGGCATAGAAATAAATGTAGACGCATATTATGCCTAAAGTCCTTTTGTTATACAACTCTCATCCTGCAATCAGCTCATGTCATAGTCGAAATAACAGCAGTATCAAAGAGTAAATGAGCGTTGAAAGTGATTCGTTAAAAACTATAAGTTAAAAACTAGAGGCTGAAGATGCGCTAAGTAAATTAAATCAGGCGCTGATGCTTGAAAAAATTCACCACTGAGCGCATATCAAGCTAACATCGACACAATAACAAATTCTTAGCGACAATAAATTCTTAGCGACTTTTATTTTCATATTCTCATCACTCATCGATTTATATTATTAAGGAAAGCTATATTATGCTATTTCATCCTCCCAAAAATCCTGTTGAGCTCAAAGTACTACATTTAAACAAGGCTCAAGAGCAGCGCCGCCAAGACCTGATGGAAGCCACCCAAGGTAAAGCAGCTCTTAAGCAGCTCAAAAAACGTATGGCCAAAAAAGCCAAGCAAGCCCTAAAAGACAGAGCTAAAAGTAAGCATAAGTCGCAGCAAGTTTTTGTTTTGGATTTTGATGGCGATATCAAAGCCTCAGCGGTTAAACATCTGCGTGAAGAGATTAGCACCTTGATTAGCACCGCTAACAAAGGCGACGAGGTCGTAGTTCGTTTAGAATCGCCAGGCGGAATTGTACATGGTTATGGCTTAGCCGCTGCGCAGTTAGTACGTTTAAAAGAGGCTGGCCTTAAACTAACGGTTTGTGTGGATAAAGTAGCGGCCAGTGGGGGTTATATGATGGCCTGTGTGGCCGATAAAATAATTGCTGCGCCTTTTGCGGTTATCGGCTCTATCGGGGTAGTCTCGCAATTACCGAACTTTCATAAATGGCTCAAAAATCACGATGTTGACTATGAGATGTTTACTGCTGGGGACTATAAACGTACGGTAACTTTGTTCGGTGAAAATGACGATGAAGACCGTGCTAAGTATCAGCAAGAGCTTGAGCAGACTCATGAGCTATTCAAACATTTTGTCAATACTTATCGTCCGAAACTTGAGCTGGATAAAGTCGCTACTGGCGAGCACTGGTACGGTGAGGATGCGCTGCATCTAAACTTAATTGATAGCCTACAGACGTCTGATAGCTATATTTTAGAGTTGATGGATAATAACGAAGTTTATGCGCTGCATTCGCGCCAAAAGCCTACTTTGGCGGAAAAGCTTGGTTTGGCTCAAGCTGCCGAAGCGACGCTGAACTTAGCCGCTGATAAATTGCCTGAGGCTTTGATGCGTTTTGATTTTAATAGCCGTTTAAATATTTTA
This sequence is a window from Psychrobacter jeotgali. Protein-coding genes within it:
- a CDS encoding lysophospholipid acyltransferase family protein, whose amino-acid sequence is MNPYHIFKYVPLSVMQIVARFVAWVIIFLPNTSVVRTIKINMKLISHNLPKPLTQDGFNQDTLVRDIVRHQALSSVESVKSWAMPPEWSIAQIREVYNKQILLEGLASPNGMLAIVPHLGTWEMMNAWLNQFGAPTIMYKPVKGDITNEFVFQGRSRLNATLVPTDGSGVKAVFKTLKQGGFSLILPDHVPDPSGGEIVPFFGVETLTSTLASKLASKTKCALVGLSCIRRDDGRGFDIHCYQLDNPALYDRDAATAAHALNQAMEAMINDNFSHYMWGYRRFKHLPIINNPYCADETELNNFIKANQLTNNDSLKRLQ
- the sohB gene encoding protease SohB, producing MLFHPPKNPVELKVLHLNKAQEQRRQDLMEATQGKAALKQLKKRMAKKAKQALKDRAKSKHKSQQVFVLDFDGDIKASAVKHLREEISTLISTANKGDEVVVRLESPGGIVHGYGLAAAQLVRLKEAGLKLTVCVDKVAASGGYMMACVADKIIAAPFAVIGSIGVVSQLPNFHKWLKNHDVDYEMFTAGDYKRTVTLFGENDDEDRAKYQQELEQTHELFKHFVNTYRPKLELDKVATGEHWYGEDALHLNLIDSLQTSDSYILELMDNNEVYALHSRQKPTLAEKLGLAQAAEATLNLAADKLPEALMRFDFNSRLNILK
- the aspS gene encoding aspartate--tRNA ligase, with translation MIHSKYRDEYCGAVTEKLLEQTITIVGWVHRRRDHGGVIFLDMRDRAGILQVVVDPDTPEAFATADAARPEYVLKITGRVRRRYEGTENANMTSGQVELLGKEIEILAKSETPPFPLNDENMTVSEDLRLKYRYLDMRRPKMQERMVFRAKATSTIRRYLDDHGFLDVETPILTRATPEGARDYLVPSRTRPGNFFALPQSPQLFKQLLMVSGFDRYYQIAKCFRDEDLRADRQPEFTQVDIETSFLDEEEIMAINEGLIKNLFKTMLDVDLADFPRMTYSDAMRDYASDKPDLRIPLKLVDVADLMQSVDFKVFAGPANDPKGRVAALRIPNGASLSRKQIDEYTKFVGIYGARGLAYIKVNDASNINNGVDKESGLQSPIIKNMTDEVLVSLIERTGAGDGDIVFFGADKASVVNDAMGALRQKIGLDLDMQTCEWAPLWVTDFPMFEETDDGKWTSMHHPFTKPKGSVEELKNSPETALSIAYDMVLNGTEIGGGSLRINTLEMQQAVFEALGIDAQEAEEKFSFLLDALKFGAPPHGGLAFGLDRLIMLMVGASSIRDVIAFPKTKTAEDPLTQAPAPVDSKQLRDLGIRLREKAQADNSKPAQ